A region of Toxorhynchites rutilus septentrionalis strain SRP chromosome 1, ASM2978413v1, whole genome shotgun sequence DNA encodes the following proteins:
- the LOC129779915 gene encoding probable cyclin-dependent serine/threonine-protein kinase DDB_G0292550, with protein MASILEIIKTTSSIVPQFDGNIDKLKAFADALNLVKTFETPENKATIINVILTKLEGRARNAFTETPTSVSEISKILKAKITTSPPEQVLAKMANLKQNGGIEQFCLDLEKLVFSLETAYTAKEIPPQVAKSMANKEGVKHLAGGLKNEKTSLIIRAGNFNSYSDAMTKALEENLNNASASVFAYSQTNRNANRFNNNVDTHYNNYRRRPNDFHNRGRNQNNFNRNNFNQNNFQNQPRNNYNRFGQQNQVRDQFSNINPQRNNNNNNRRNTNFNRPQQYIRLTGNESQPTDALQSEPALTLEENKHYGDQH; from the coding sequence atggCTAGCATACTCGAAATAATCAAGACTACATCGTCTATAGTTCCGCAATTCGACGGAAACATAGACAAACTGAAAGCCTTCGCTGACGCTTTAAACTtggtgaaaacatttgaaacaccGGAAAACAAAGCAACCATAATTAACGTCATACTAACCAAACTAGAGGGACGGGCGAGAAATGCATTCACTGAAACACCGACATCGGTGAGCGagataagcaaaattttaaaagcTAAAATAACGACCAGCCCACCGGAACAAGTTCTAGCTAAAATGGCTAACTTGAAACAAAACGGTGGAATCGAACAATTTTGCCTGGATTTAGAAAAATTGGTGTTCAGTTTGGAAACAGCGTACACCGCTAAAGAAATTCCGCCCCAAGTTGCCAAATCTATGGCAAACAAAGAAGGCGTCAAACATTTAGCCGGAgggttaaaaaacgaaaaaacctcgCTCATCATAAGAGCAGGGAATTTCAATTCATACTCCGACGCGATGACTAAAGCGTTGGAGGAAAACTTAAATAATGCGAGCGCATCAGTATTTGCATACTCGCAAACCAACAGAAACGCCAACCGTTTCAACAACAACGTTGACACACATTATAATAATTACAGGCGCAGGCCAAACGACTTCCATAACCGCGGTAGAAACCAAAACAATTTCAACCGCaacaatttcaaccaaaataatttccaaaaCCAACCGCGTAATAACTATAACCGTTTTGGCCAGCAAAACCAAGTTCGAGACCAATTCTCAAACATAAACCCACAgcgaaataacaacaacaacaataggcggaatacaaattttaaccGCCCTCAGCAATACATCCGCCTAACGGGAAACGAGTCACAACCGACGGATGCCCTCCAGTCCGAACCGGCATTGACATTGGAGGAAAACAAACATTACGGAGACCaacattaa